Proteins encoded by one window of Cylindrospermum stagnale PCC 7417:
- the hisB gene encoding imidazoleglycerol-phosphate dehydratase HisB, producing MASVHRTTGETDVQVTINLDGRGICKAATGIPFLDHMLQQIASHGLIDLDVQAKGDLEIDDHHTNEDVGITLGQALSQALGDRKGIVRFGNFLAPLDEALIQVSLDFSGRPYISYGLQIPTQRVGTYDTQLVREFFVAVVNHSQMTLHIRQLDGINSHHIIEATFKAFARAMRMAVEIDPRRGGLIPSSKGVL from the coding sequence ATGGCTTCAGTTCACCGCACCACAGGCGAAACTGATGTTCAAGTTACGATTAACTTAGATGGTAGAGGAATCTGTAAAGCAGCAACCGGCATTCCGTTTTTAGATCACATGTTGCAGCAAATTGCCTCCCACGGGCTGATTGACCTGGATGTTCAAGCCAAGGGAGACTTAGAAATTGATGACCACCACACCAACGAAGATGTGGGAATCACCTTAGGGCAAGCTTTGAGTCAAGCATTAGGTGACAGGAAAGGTATTGTCCGCTTTGGTAATTTTCTCGCACCTCTGGATGAAGCTTTAATTCAGGTGTCCCTAGACTTTTCCGGACGTCCCTACATCAGCTACGGGTTGCAAATTCCTACCCAGCGGGTGGGGACCTACGACACCCAACTAGTGCGCGAATTTTTTGTGGCGGTGGTGAACCATAGCCAAATGACGCTGCATATTCGCCAACTAGATGGCATTAATTCTCATCACATCATTGAAGCAACATTTAAGGCTTTTGCTAGAGCAATGCGAATGGCGGTGGAAATCGATCCCCGTCGTGGGGGGCTGATTCCCAGTTCTAAAGGCGTTTTATAA
- a CDS encoding 5-fold beta-flower protein, with translation MSLIVEQNGTIRNDNDSIIGNLQQDGTVRNANGSIVGNIQQDGTVRDADGSIVGNIHSNGTIRDYNDYILGNVQENGTVRDADGYIVDRVNGKKEAIIYFFFSELLEND, from the coding sequence ATGAGTCTGATAGTTGAGCAGAATGGCACTATCAGAAACGATAACGACTCGATCATTGGCAATCTACAACAAGACGGGACTGTACGTAATGCTAACGGCTCCATAGTTGGTAATATCCAGCAAGATGGGACTGTACGCGATGCCGACGGCTCCATAGTTGGTAATATTCATTCAAATGGAACAATCCGTGATTACAATGACTACATACTTGGTAATGTCCAAGAAAATGGGACTGTACGTGATGCTGATGGCTATATAGTTGATAGAGTCAACGGCAAAAAAGAGGCAATAATTTATTTCTTCTTCAGTGAACTTTTGGAAAACGATTAA
- a CDS encoding ABC transporter ATP-binding protein, translated as MKSVADRSDSQPNPTNNQPVVLTSELRKVYRTGFWLNQKVVSLKSCSLQVFQGETFGLLGPNGAGKTTLLKLLLGIIRPTSGRGLLLGKPLSERSVKQRIGYLPENPYLYDYLTGWEFLQLAAGLFQIPQTVQRQRIPQLLELVGLSQADARKKLLRRYSKGMLQRVGMAQALINEPDLVFLDEPMSGLDPLGRYQMREIILELKAAGKTIFFNSHILSEVEQICDRIAILAQGELICSGSLNELLGSETTYHVKGQGGSSETIKKWIPSLEFAPDGSWQGILQDDYYDFLASLRLMGGKILTMNLSRQSLEEFFIQQIQKQQEGN; from the coding sequence ATGAAGTCTGTTGCAGACAGATCTGATTCTCAACCGAATCCTACAAACAATCAACCAGTAGTCCTAACTTCTGAGTTGCGAAAAGTCTATCGCACTGGCTTTTGGCTGAATCAAAAAGTCGTATCTTTGAAAAGCTGTTCTTTACAAGTTTTTCAAGGAGAAACCTTTGGATTACTGGGGCCAAACGGTGCTGGTAAAACCACCTTGTTAAAACTATTGCTGGGAATTATCCGTCCCACCTCTGGTCGGGGATTATTGTTGGGTAAGCCACTAAGTGAGCGCAGTGTCAAACAACGTATTGGCTACCTACCAGAAAATCCTTATTTGTATGACTATCTCACAGGCTGGGAATTTTTGCAGTTAGCCGCCGGGCTGTTCCAAATTCCCCAGACTGTGCAACGTCAACGCATTCCCCAACTGCTGGAATTAGTGGGTTTATCCCAAGCTGATGCCCGCAAAAAGCTCCTTCGCCGCTACTCCAAAGGAATGCTACAGCGTGTTGGTATGGCCCAGGCACTAATTAACGAGCCAGATTTGGTGTTTTTAGATGAACCGATGTCTGGTCTTGATCCCCTAGGACGCTACCAAATGCGGGAAATTATTCTGGAACTCAAAGCCGCTGGCAAGACAATCTTTTTTAACAGCCATATTCTCAGTGAAGTGGAGCAAATTTGCGATCGCATTGCGATCCTCGCTCAAGGGGAATTAATTTGCTCTGGCTCCCTCAATGAACTTTTAGGCAGCGAAACCACATATCACGTTAAAGGTCAAGGTGGCAGCTCAGAAACTATCAAAAAATGGATACCTAGTCTAGAATTTGCGCCTGATGGTTCTTGGCAAGGCATACTACAAGACGATTACTATGATTTTCTTGCCAGTCTCCGTCTGATGGGGGGAAAAATCCTGACGATGAACTTATCCCGTCAATCTCTGGAAGAGTTTTTTATCCAACAGATCCAAAAACAACAGGAAGGAAATTAA
- a CDS encoding BsuBI/PstI family type II restriction endonuclease: protein MKQVDFEQTHQLTQHTQTSLIERVDLLRVEATSRLNSTQQITMGQFLTPVPTACLLALMFDVSLSSIRLLDAGAGIGSLSAAFVWRVCQLEKKPKYLSITAYEIDSSLIKYLRDTIKMCESECKKAGIHFTANVLQEDFIEVGVNILECGLFSSPLQEFDCVILNPPYRKIQSKSEYRKILSRIKIETSNLYTAFIWLASRLLAPNGQLVAITPRSFCNGSYFRNFRKTFLETMHFQKIHIFESRNQAFKDNSVLQENIIFHVVKAKNDDAEVEIISSVGPEDKVPTVHRINHSQLVQPNDPNLYIRIVTNSLDQQIAKRMMTLTCSLEDLGLTVSTGKVVDFRTTKFLRDFPEKDTVPLLYPGHLVNRSIIWPKLNYKKPNAIVACPETENLLLPSGIYVLTKRFTAKEEHRRILAAVFDPNQYPQPKIGFENHLNYYHCNGAGLSKKLAWGLAAFLNSTLFDKYFRQFNGHTQVNSTDLRSLKYPNSAQLEVLGEKCASGLIGQDKIDSYIEELFSMPINSTEFDPIKTTKRIDEALAIIKDLGLPREQYNERSALVLLSFLDLRTADSWADAKAPMRGITPVMKFIAENYGRIYKPNTRETIRDETVAAFVNAGILGKNPDKPDRPPNSPKTVYQIESAILALLQTYETEQWNTNLRDYLVSIETLKARYAQHREMQMIPIKISNKLDIKITAGGQNILIKKVIDEFCPRFTPGGDILYLGDAGSKYGYCDTNALLSLGITLTQAQKIPDIIIHYTAKNWLVIVEAVSSNGPINVQRQNELKSLFGNSTAGLVFVTSFPDRSILLKFIHQIAWETEVWIASDPSHMIHFNGERFLGPY from the coding sequence GTGAAACAAGTTGATTTTGAACAGACGCACCAACTTACACAACATACTCAGACATCACTTATTGAACGTGTAGATTTATTACGAGTAGAGGCAACGAGCCGGCTCAATTCTACACAGCAGATAACGATGGGGCAATTTCTGACTCCTGTACCAACTGCTTGCTTACTTGCTTTAATGTTTGATGTATCACTTTCTTCTATACGTCTTTTAGATGCTGGTGCTGGAATTGGCTCACTGTCGGCAGCTTTTGTGTGGCGAGTATGCCAGCTAGAAAAAAAACCTAAGTATTTATCTATTACTGCCTACGAAATTGACTCTAGTCTGATAAAGTATCTTCGTGACACTATCAAGATGTGTGAGTCTGAGTGTAAAAAGGCTGGTATTCATTTTACCGCAAATGTTCTTCAAGAGGATTTCATTGAAGTAGGGGTAAATATACTGGAATGTGGATTATTCTCCTCTCCTTTGCAGGAGTTTGATTGTGTAATCCTCAATCCCCCTTATCGAAAAATTCAAAGCAAATCAGAATATCGAAAAATATTGAGTCGAATCAAAATAGAAACATCTAACCTCTACACTGCATTTATCTGGCTTGCTAGTCGGTTACTGGCTCCAAATGGGCAATTAGTGGCTATTACGCCACGCAGTTTTTGTAATGGCTCCTACTTTAGGAATTTCAGAAAAACTTTTCTGGAGACTATGCACTTTCAAAAAATTCATATTTTTGAATCACGCAATCAGGCTTTTAAAGATAACAGTGTTCTCCAAGAAAACATTATATTTCATGTTGTAAAAGCGAAAAATGATGACGCAGAGGTAGAAATCATCTCCAGCGTGGGGCCTGAAGATAAAGTTCCAACTGTTCATCGAATTAATCATTCTCAGTTAGTTCAACCGAATGATCCAAATTTGTATATTCGCATTGTGACAAATAGCCTTGATCAGCAGATAGCTAAACGAATGATGACACTCACCTGCTCTCTGGAGGATCTTGGTTTAACAGTATCTACTGGTAAAGTTGTTGATTTTCGTACAACTAAATTTCTCAGAGATTTTCCAGAAAAAGATACAGTACCTCTACTTTACCCTGGTCATTTAGTCAATCGCTCTATTATTTGGCCAAAACTAAATTATAAAAAGCCAAACGCTATTGTTGCCTGTCCAGAAACAGAAAATTTACTGTTACCATCAGGTATTTATGTTCTGACAAAGCGATTCACGGCCAAAGAAGAACACAGAAGAATTCTAGCAGCAGTTTTTGACCCAAATCAGTATCCACAGCCGAAGATTGGCTTTGAAAATCATCTCAACTATTATCATTGCAATGGTGCTGGTTTGTCTAAAAAACTTGCTTGGGGACTAGCTGCATTTTTAAATTCTACCTTGTTTGACAAGTATTTTCGTCAATTCAATGGACATACTCAAGTTAACAGCACAGACTTAAGAAGTTTAAAGTATCCTAACAGTGCTCAATTAGAGGTTCTTGGCGAAAAATGTGCGTCAGGACTGATAGGTCAAGATAAAATTGATAGTTACATTGAAGAGCTTTTTAGTATGCCTATCAACTCAACTGAATTTGATCCTATAAAGACAACTAAGCGGATTGACGAAGCACTAGCAATCATTAAGGATTTAGGTCTACCTCGTGAGCAATATAATGAGCGGTCGGCTCTGGTACTGTTGTCCTTTTTAGACCTTAGAACTGCGGACTCATGGGCAGATGCAAAGGCTCCTATGCGAGGCATTACTCCGGTAATGAAATTTATTGCTGAAAATTATGGGCGAATCTATAAACCTAACACTCGTGAAACCATAAGAGACGAGACTGTAGCTGCTTTTGTAAATGCCGGAATTTTAGGCAAGAATCCAGACAAACCAGATAGACCGCCAAATAGTCCGAAGACAGTTTATCAGATTGAATCTGCAATTCTTGCTTTACTTCAAACTTATGAAACTGAGCAGTGGAATACGAATTTACGAGATTATCTCGTTTCTATTGAAACACTTAAGGCTCGTTATGCCCAGCATCGTGAGATGCAAATGATACCTATCAAAATCTCTAATAAACTTGATATTAAGATTACTGCTGGTGGACAAAATATATTAATTAAAAAAGTCATTGATGAGTTTTGTCCTAGATTTACGCCTGGGGGAGATATTTTGTATTTAGGTGATGCTGGTTCTAAATATGGGTATTGTGACACGAATGCATTGTTATCGCTAGGAATAACTCTAACTCAAGCTCAAAAAATTCCGGATATAATTATTCACTACACTGCAAAGAATTGGTTAGTAATTGTCGAGGCAGTATCTAGTAATGGCCCAATCAATGTACAACGTCAAAATGAATTGAAATCTCTTTTTGGTAATTCTACTGCTGGGCTAGTTTTTGTGACATCTTTTCCGGATCGCAGTATTTTGTTGAAATTTATACATCAAATAGCATGGGAAACGGAAGTTTGGATAGCTAGTGACCCCTCACACATGATTCATTTTAATGGTGAAAGATTTCTAGGACCCTACTAG
- the tpiA gene encoding triose-phosphate isomerase has product MRKIVIAGNWKMFKTQAESEDFLRGFLPHLEDTPSEREVVLCPPFTDLSVISKYLHGSRIQLGAQNVHWEEYGAYTGEISAPMLTEVGVRFVIVGHSERRQFFGETDATVNLRLKAAQKHGLTPILCVGETKQQRDAGETEKLIFAQLEKDLVDVDQYNLVIAYEPIWAIGTGDTCESKEANRVIGLIRSQLNNPNVSIQYGGSVKPNNIDEIMAQPEIDGALVGGASLEPDSFARIVNFH; this is encoded by the coding sequence GTGCGGAAAATCGTTATTGCCGGTAACTGGAAAATGTTCAAAACCCAGGCAGAATCCGAAGACTTCTTACGCGGATTTTTGCCCCACTTGGAGGATACGCCCTCAGAGCGAGAAGTGGTACTGTGCCCTCCCTTCACTGACTTAAGCGTAATATCCAAGTATTTGCATGGTAGCCGTATCCAATTAGGGGCGCAAAACGTCCACTGGGAAGAATATGGAGCCTACACAGGTGAAATTTCCGCTCCCATGCTGACAGAAGTTGGTGTGCGCTTTGTGATTGTCGGTCATAGCGAACGACGGCAATTTTTTGGAGAAACAGACGCCACCGTTAATCTGCGCCTAAAAGCGGCTCAAAAGCATGGACTGACACCGATTCTCTGTGTAGGCGAAACTAAACAACAACGAGATGCGGGGGAGACAGAAAAGCTGATTTTCGCCCAATTAGAAAAAGACTTAGTAGACGTTGATCAGTATAACTTGGTCATCGCTTACGAACCAATTTGGGCGATTGGCACCGGTGACACTTGTGAATCAAAAGAAGCGAATCGGGTAATTGGCTTAATTCGCAGCCAGTTGAATAATCCCAATGTGTCGATTCAATACGGTGGCTCAGTCAAGCCAAATAATATTGATGAGATCATGGCTCAACCAGAAATTGATGGTGCCCTAGTGGGAGGAGCGAGTTTAGAACCTGATAGTTTTGCCAGAATCGTGAATTTTCACTAA
- a CDS encoding class I SAM-dependent methyltransferase: MKELDKLKNLLPQDLEQRKNWYSNVAEAYNKVRPRYPKELINRAVEVAQIPAEAAILELGCGPGIATVPFAQLGFSILCLEPSKEACNLAKQNCAAYPKVEIQQTTFEEWKLETGRFNAVLAATSFHWINPDIGCAKAADALQANGSLILLWNMTPQPHYEVYENLHEVYKIHAPSLAPYEDIKKQAEIAKSLGQKAIDSERFKDLAFEQIACQLTYSADNYLLLLSTLTPYLKIDALIRDALFADLREKIEQNYGGSLQINYLSAFQVAKKV, from the coding sequence ATGAAAGAATTAGATAAACTAAAAAACTTACTTCCTCAAGACTTAGAACAGAGAAAAAACTGGTATTCAAACGTAGCAGAAGCCTATAATAAAGTCAGACCACGATATCCAAAAGAACTCATTAATCGTGCTGTAGAAGTAGCCCAAATTCCTGCTGAAGCCGCCATTCTTGAGTTAGGCTGTGGACCCGGTATCGCAACTGTACCATTCGCTCAATTAGGCTTTTCTATCCTCTGTCTAGAACCCAGCAAAGAAGCTTGTAATTTAGCTAAACAAAATTGTGCAGCATATCCAAAAGTAGAGATTCAGCAAACCACCTTTGAAGAATGGAAATTAGAAACAGGAAGATTTAACGCAGTTTTAGCAGCAACCTCCTTTCATTGGATAAATCCTGATATTGGTTGTGCAAAAGCTGCTGATGCTTTACAGGCAAATGGTTCATTGATTTTGCTGTGGAATATGACACCACAACCTCATTATGAAGTATACGAAAATTTACATGAAGTTTATAAAATTCATGCTCCATCATTAGCGCCATATGAAGATATAAAAAAGCAAGCAGAGATAGCCAAATCTTTAGGACAAAAAGCCATTGACTCAGAACGATTTAAAGACTTAGCTTTTGAGCAAATTGCCTGTCAACTCACTTATAGTGCTGATAATTATTTGCTCCTTTTAAGCACTCTCACACCATACTTAAAAATAGATGCGCTGATTAGGGATGCTTTATTTGCAGATTTGCGGGAAAAGATTGAGCAAAACTACGGGGGAAGCCTTCAGATAAACTACCTCTCGGCTTTTCAGGTTGCTAAAAAGGTCTAA
- a CDS encoding SPFH domain-containing protein — translation MEPIIFIVLVLIGYALGSAKLINQGNEALVERLGRFHRKLKPGLNFIVPFVDQIVMEDTTREQFVDIKPQNVITKDNIYLEVDAVLFWRIRDIEKSFYAIDDLQGALSQLATTTLREIIARNTVEETNLSRSDMDKAILDQLNDTTADWGVHIIRLDIQRITPPESVRKSMEEERAAVIKKRAVITEAEGDNIAAIKRAESTRTSVQIIAEALRTHPETKDILRYLVAQNYVEASQKLGESNNAKIVFVDPANSSEMFQELIAESVNAEGNSKNTENGAN, via the coding sequence ATGGAGCCAATCATTTTTATAGTCTTAGTGCTGATAGGTTATGCATTAGGATCTGCAAAACTGATTAATCAAGGTAATGAAGCCTTAGTGGAACGCTTAGGGCGATTTCATCGCAAACTTAAACCTGGACTGAACTTCATTGTTCCCTTCGTCGATCAGATTGTGATGGAGGATACAACGCGAGAGCAGTTTGTTGACATCAAGCCTCAGAATGTGATCACTAAAGATAATATCTACTTGGAAGTTGATGCTGTCCTCTTCTGGCGGATCAGAGATATCGAGAAAAGCTTTTACGCTATTGACGATCTGCAAGGCGCACTGTCACAATTAGCTACAACTACACTCCGGGAAATCATCGCTCGGAACACAGTAGAGGAAACCAATCTCTCCCGATCTGATATGGACAAAGCCATCTTAGACCAGTTGAATGACACAACAGCAGATTGGGGAGTACATATTATCCGGTTAGATATTCAGAGAATTACACCGCCTGAGAGTGTGCGGAAGTCAATGGAAGAGGAGCGAGCTGCTGTAATTAAAAAACGGGCAGTAATTACAGAAGCAGAAGGGGATAATATAGCGGCGATTAAGAGAGCAGAATCAACTAGAACCTCAGTACAGATAATTGCCGAAGCTTTACGAACGCATCCGGAAACTAAGGATATTTTGCGGTATCTTGTTGCTCAAAATTACGTAGAGGCTAGCCAAAAACTTGGTGAGAGCAATAATGCCAAAATTGTCTTTGTAGACCCTGCCAACTCATCTGAAATGTTTCAGGAACTGATTGCGGAGTCTGTAAATGCTGAAGGTAATAGTAAAAACACCGAAAACGGTGCTAACTAA
- the folP gene encoding dihydropteroate synthase: MSNNLIIRGRCFQWGQRTYLMGILNVTPDSFSDGGDFNTTSAAVAQAQAMVERGADIIDVGGQSTRPGAKEITIEEELDRVLSVLHSLRPKISVPISVDTTRASVAKAAVEAGADMVNDISGGTFDSEMLPVVAKLGVPIALMHIRGKPQTMQQHTDYQDLMGEIYSFLSQQITAAIAAGIDQEKIIIDPGIGFAKNYEQNLEIFRRLSFLRSLNCPILVGASRKSFIGRILNQPDPKARVWGTAAACSAAIFNGADILRVHDVQQMRDVSLVADALYRQPAPPDT, encoded by the coding sequence ATGTCAAACAACTTAATCATTCGGGGACGCTGTTTCCAGTGGGGACAGCGCACCTATTTGATGGGCATTTTAAATGTGACGCCCGATAGCTTTAGTGATGGCGGCGATTTTAACACTACCTCTGCGGCTGTAGCACAGGCCCAAGCGATGGTAGAGAGGGGCGCTGACATTATTGATGTCGGTGGTCAATCAACTCGGCCAGGGGCAAAAGAAATAACTATTGAAGAAGAACTTGACCGAGTGCTGTCGGTATTGCATTCGCTACGACCAAAAATTTCCGTCCCGATTTCTGTAGATACAACCAGGGCATCTGTAGCCAAGGCAGCTGTAGAAGCTGGGGCGGATATGGTGAATGATATTTCTGGCGGCACATTTGACTCAGAAATGTTGCCTGTAGTAGCCAAGCTTGGTGTGCCGATCGCATTAATGCATATCCGAGGAAAACCCCAAACAATGCAGCAACATACTGATTATCAGGATTTGATGGGGGAGATTTATAGTTTTTTGTCCCAGCAAATTACCGCTGCCATTGCTGCGGGCATTGACCAGGAAAAAATTATTATTGACCCTGGTATTGGCTTTGCGAAGAACTATGAGCAAAATTTAGAAATTTTTCGCCGCTTGTCATTTTTGCGATCGCTAAACTGCCCGATCTTGGTAGGAGCATCCCGCAAAAGTTTCATAGGCCGCATTTTAAATCAACCAGACCCCAAAGCACGAGTCTGGGGAACAGCAGCGGCCTGTAGTGCGGCCATTTTTAATGGTGCTGATATCCTCCGAGTTCACGATGTTCAGCAAATGCGCGATGTGTCGCTGGTTGCTGATGCACTATACCGACAACCAGCACCGCCTGACACTTAG
- a CDS encoding polysaccharide biosynthesis/export family protein, whose translation MINIGLRKFLTQSFAGAALFTAVNIALPSTSLAQRQPGLPTLQPVSPTTKAVLSTSPLATDYSLGGGDLIRVNVFEVPEYTGEYQIPPGGSINLPLIGSVPVLGLTTEQAADEIAKRYARFLKRPLISVNLLSPRPINIFVAGEVTRPGAYTLSLSGGAGNNPGVQYPTVLAALTTAQGVTLSADVTQVELRRKIGRSSEQVVTLNLKELVQTGRISQDITLRDGDTIVVPTATNFNVAEARNLFAANFAASPTTPRTVAIIGQVNRPGSYLVTAGATDGGAGGAAGSGLPTVMRTIQLAGGITSQADIRNLKLRRPTRTGSEQTIDINLWQLLESGDINQDVVVQDGDTIIIPTATEISSAEATQLATTTLSPTRIQVGVVGEVKAPGVTALQPNSSLNQALLAAGGFNDSRAKTATVDLIRLNPNGTVTKRAVKVDFSQGINEERNPILRNNDVVVVNRSGLARATDGLNTVAGPLGVIFGLLRVFGL comes from the coding sequence ATGATTAATATAGGTTTACGGAAATTCCTCACCCAGTCATTTGCAGGTGCGGCTTTGTTCACGGCTGTCAATATCGCTTTGCCGTCTACCAGCCTAGCTCAGAGACAACCAGGATTACCAACTTTACAACCAGTATCACCAACTACAAAAGCAGTATTATCAACTTCACCGTTAGCTACAGATTACTCTTTAGGCGGCGGTGATCTCATACGTGTCAATGTATTTGAAGTACCAGAATATACAGGTGAATACCAAATTCCCCCAGGTGGTTCGATTAACCTACCTTTAATTGGCAGTGTACCCGTTCTTGGATTAACAACCGAACAGGCTGCTGACGAAATTGCCAAAAGATACGCTCGCTTTCTCAAACGTCCTCTGATCTCCGTCAATCTGTTATCACCTCGTCCCATAAATATTTTTGTTGCCGGAGAGGTGACACGACCAGGGGCTTACACTCTGAGTTTAAGCGGAGGCGCGGGAAACAATCCAGGGGTACAATACCCAACCGTGTTAGCCGCACTCACGACAGCGCAAGGGGTGACGTTGTCGGCAGATGTGACTCAAGTTGAATTACGACGCAAGATAGGACGCTCTTCAGAGCAAGTCGTCACTCTCAATTTGAAAGAACTCGTCCAAACAGGCAGGATATCCCAGGATATTACCTTACGGGATGGAGACACGATAGTTGTGCCAACTGCAACTAACTTCAACGTGGCAGAAGCACGCAATTTATTTGCAGCTAACTTTGCTGCCAGCCCAACCACACCCCGCACGGTAGCAATAATTGGTCAAGTTAACCGCCCCGGTTCCTATCTTGTCACCGCAGGTGCTACAGATGGAGGGGCTGGTGGCGCAGCTGGCAGTGGTCTGCCAACGGTGATGCGGACAATTCAACTAGCTGGGGGAATTACATCACAAGCTGATATTCGCAATCTTAAGTTACGCCGACCCACGAGAACGGGATCAGAGCAAACTATAGATATCAATCTTTGGCAACTATTGGAGAGTGGCGATATTAATCAAGACGTAGTTGTGCAAGATGGAGATACGATTATTATTCCTACGGCAACAGAGATTAGTTCAGCAGAAGCTACTCAATTAGCTACTACTACGTTGTCTCCTACAAGAATTCAAGTAGGTGTGGTGGGCGAAGTCAAAGCACCAGGGGTGACAGCGCTTCAGCCGAATAGCTCATTAAATCAAGCACTGCTTGCTGCTGGCGGATTCAACGATTCTAGAGCTAAAACAGCTACTGTAGATTTGATTCGTCTCAACCCTAATGGTACTGTCACGAAACGTGCAGTTAAAGTAGACTTCTCTCAAGGAATTAATGAGGAACGTAATCCTATACTTCGCAACAATGATGTCGTGGTGGTCAACCGTTCTGGCTTGGCCAGGGCTACTGATGGTCTCAACACTGTTGCCGGGCCTTTAGGTGTGATTTTTGGACTTTTGAGGGTTTTTGGACTCTAG
- a CDS encoding GTP-binding protein yields the protein MPSTLPEPHKSDSPNTEADSLSWEEELDSAIFTFEDIQTELNYKQAKTALRNLVSNLDLTPQEKSGLEAEIADLESMLGKLECMVVQIAAFGMVGRGKSSLLNALVGQSVFETGPLHGVTRAEQRVNWSISEEVIGKTERALRVTLPAIGKSQVELIDTPGLDEVDGETRSALAQQVAKQADLILFVITGDMTKIEHEALGQLREAGKPIILVFNKVDQYPEADRMAIYHKIRDDRVRELVSPEEIVMAAASPLLKTAVRRPDGTRGVQLRSGNAQVDELKLKILEILHREGKALVALNTMLFADNVNEQLVQRKLMIREQNANQLIWKAVMTKAVAIALNPVTIVDILSSIVIDIALILGLSQLYGIPMTEAGAVKLLQKIALSMGGIGASELLANLGLSGLKTLLGISASATAGISLGPYISVALTQAGVAGVSSYGIGQVTKAYLANGATWGPDGPKAVVSRILATLDETSILNRIKDELQLKLKVRR from the coding sequence ATGCCTTCAACATTGCCCGAACCCCATAAGAGCGATTCACCCAACACTGAAGCCGATTCTCTTAGCTGGGAAGAAGAACTGGATAGCGCCATTTTCACCTTTGAAGACATTCAGACAGAACTCAACTACAAACAGGCAAAAACGGCGCTGCGAAATTTGGTTAGCAATCTCGACCTCACCCCCCAGGAAAAATCCGGTTTGGAAGCGGAAATCGCTGATTTAGAATCTATGCTGGGAAAATTAGAATGCATGGTGGTGCAGATTGCAGCGTTTGGCATGGTGGGACGTGGTAAGTCTTCCCTACTCAATGCCTTAGTTGGACAATCGGTGTTTGAAACAGGGCCCTTGCATGGCGTCACCCGCGCTGAACAACGAGTTAATTGGAGTATTAGTGAAGAGGTGATTGGCAAAACTGAACGTGCTTTACGAGTCACCCTACCAGCCATTGGTAAATCGCAGGTGGAATTGATTGACACTCCTGGATTAGACGAGGTAGATGGTGAAACCCGTTCAGCATTAGCCCAACAGGTGGCAAAACAGGCAGATTTAATTTTGTTTGTGATTACTGGTGACATGACAAAGATAGAACACGAGGCCCTTGGACAGTTGCGGGAAGCGGGTAAACCGATCATCCTTGTGTTTAACAAAGTAGACCAATATCCAGAAGCTGACCGGATGGCAATTTATCACAAAATCCGGGATGACAGAGTGCGGGAGTTAGTCTCACCGGAAGAAATTGTGATGGCAGCTGCTTCCCCGCTGCTGAAGACTGCGGTTCGTCGTCCTGATGGTACCAGGGGTGTACAGTTGCGTTCAGGTAATGCCCAAGTTGACGAACTGAAGCTGAAAATCTTGGAGATTTTGCACCGTGAGGGTAAAGCTTTGGTTGCCCTGAATACGATGCTGTTTGCCGATAATGTAAATGAGCAATTGGTGCAGCGAAAACTGATGATTCGGGAACAGAATGCCAATCAGTTGATTTGGAAAGCTGTCATGACTAAAGCAGTGGCGATCGCACTCAATCCTGTAACTATAGTGGATATACTCAGCAGTATTGTCATTGATATTGCTCTAATTTTGGGTTTATCCCAACTCTACGGCATCCCCATGACAGAAGCCGGTGCTGTAAAATTGCTACAAAAAATCGCCCTGAGCATGGGCGGTATCGGTGCTAGTGAACTGTTAGCAAACTTAGGCTTGAGCGGACTAAAAACTTTACTTGGCATCTCTGCATCAGCAACAGCTGGTATTTCTCTAGGCCCCTATATCTCTGTGGCCCTAACTCAAGCAGGTGTAGCTGGTGTTTCTTCTTATGGTATTGGACAAGTAACCAAAGCTTACTTAGCTAATGGGGCGACTTGGGGCCCTGATGGGCCAAAAGCCGTGGTTAGTCGGATTTTAGCAACCCTTGATGAGACTTCTATTCTCAACCGAATCAAAGATGAATTACAACTGAAGCTAAAAGTTAGAAGGTAA